The following are encoded together in the Lathyrus oleraceus cultivar Zhongwan6 chromosome 3, CAAS_Psat_ZW6_1.0, whole genome shotgun sequence genome:
- the LOC127130611 gene encoding secreted RxLR effector protein 161-like encodes MQLVKEFSKLMQREFEMNLMGELDYFLGLQIKQLNEVRFFCQTKYGKDLLKRFGMVDAKSIDTPMVTNGNLERNENGKNVEVKKYRGMIGSLLYLTAFRSDIMFSVCICVRYQSTPKESHLKVVKRIFRYLHGTLNYGFWYSKGSDCSLVSYTDSDFVGCKSDRKSTSGTCHIFSNSLVSWHSKKQVLVALSTAEEEYIAVGGYCAQINNYFILI; translated from the coding sequence ATGCAACTTGTCAAAGAATTTTCTAAGCTTATGCAAAGAGAGTTTGAAATGAACCTTATGGGAGAGCTAGATTACTTCCTAGGTCTGCAAATCAAACAACTAAATGAAGTCAGATTTTTTTGTCAAACCAAGTATGGAAAGGACTTGCTAAAGAGATTTGGCATGGTTGATGCAAAGTCCATTGACACTCCGATGGTTACAAACGGTAACTTGGAAAGGAACGAAAATGGTAAGAATGTGGAAGTGAAGAAATatagaggtatgataggttctcttctaTATCTCACTGCATTTAGGTCAGATATCATGTTTAGTGTCTGTATATGTGTCCGATATCAATCAACCCCTAAGGAATCTCATCTCAAAGTCGTCAAACGTATTTTTAGGTATCTTCATGGTACTTTAAATTATGGGTTTTGGTATTCCAAAGGGAGTGATTGTAGCTTAGTTAGTTACACTGATTCCGACTTTGTCGGTTGCAAgtcggataggaaaagcactagtgggACTTGTCACAtattttcaaattccttagttagttggcatagcaagaaacaagttttAGTTGCTTTGTCAACTGCCGAGGAAGAATACATAGCGGTCGGTGGTTATTGTGCTCAAATTAATAATTACTTTATTTTGATATAA